From a region of the Ovis aries strain OAR_USU_Benz2616 breed Rambouillet chromosome 2, ARS-UI_Ramb_v3.0, whole genome shotgun sequence genome:
- the LOC114113605 gene encoding LOW QUALITY PROTEIN: glycine cleavage system H protein, mitochondrial (The sequence of the model RefSeq protein was modified relative to this genomic sequence to represent the inferred CDS: deleted 1 base in 1 codon; substituted 1 base at 1 genomic stop codon) — MVLRAVWSVRAVVGSLRAISAPSAPCSLRPWGLPAGPAVRVLRTGPALLSVRKFTETHEWVTTNNGVGTVGISNFAQEALVDVVYCSLPEVGTKLNKQKEFGALESVKAASELYSPLSGEVTEINKALAENPGLVNMSCXEDGWLIKMTFSNPSELDELMSEEAYEKYIKSIEE; from the exons ATGGTGCTGCGCGCGGTGTGGAGCGTCCGGGCCGTGGTCGGCAGCCTGCGCGCCATCTCAGCACCCAGCGCGCCCTGCTCGCTGCGGCCCTGGGGACTGCCAGCGGGT CCTGCCGTCCGGGTGCTGCGCACCGGCCCTGCTCTGCTGTCGGTGCGGAAATTCACAGAAACACACGAATGGGTAACAACAAACAATGGTGTTGGAACAGTGGGAATCAGCAATTTTGCACAGGAAGCTTTGGTAGATGTTGTTTACTGTAGTCTGCCTGAAGTTGGGACAAAGTTGAACAAACAAAAGGAGTTTGGTGCTTTGGAAAGTGTCAAAGCTGCTAGTGAACTTTATTCTCCTCTATCAGGAGAAGTAACTGAAATTAATAAAGCTCTAGCAGAAAATCCAGGACTTGTCAACATGTCTTGTTAGGAAGATGGTTGGCTGATCAAGATGACATTCAGTAACCCTTCAGAACTAGATGAACTAATGAGTGAAGAAGCATATGAGAAATACATAAAATCTATTGAGGAGTGA